The proteins below come from a single Cannabis sativa cultivar Pink pepper isolate KNU-18-1 chromosome 3, ASM2916894v1, whole genome shotgun sequence genomic window:
- the LOC133035696 gene encoding DNA-binding protein S1FA: MDDSGVDAKPKGLNGGLIVLIVVFGLLLMFLIGNFVLYTYAQKNLPPKKKKPISKKKMKKERLKQGVSAPGE; this comes from the exons ATGGACGACTCTGGTGTG GATGCCAAACCCAAAGGGCTTAATGGAGGATTGATAGTGTTGATTGTTGTTTTCGGACTACTACTGATGTTCCTGATAGGAAATTTCGTACTCTACACTTACGCTCAGAAGAATCTTCCTCCGAAAAAGAAGAAACCCATCtctaagaagaagatgaagaaagaACGACTGAAGCAAGGCGTCTCTGCCCCAGGAGAATAG